A genomic stretch from Dyella sp. M7H15-1 includes:
- a CDS encoding slipin family protein: MIGFAGVIVIVVIALLFSSIKVLPEYQRGVVLTLGRYTHTKGPGLVILIPVVQRMTRVDLRVTVMDVPPQDVISRDNVSVRVNAVVYFRVMEPDKSVLKVADFFQATSQLSQTRLRSVLGQHELDEILSQRDSINHSLQQILDEATDPWGIKITNVEIKDVDLNETMVRAIARQAEAERERRAKVIHADGELQASEKLRDAAAMLAQQPQALQLRYLQTLSSMSSSGQSSTIVFPLPLDLLKPLMDVAGRNDGKAQGQAAAGSITDG, encoded by the coding sequence ATGATCGGTTTTGCGGGCGTTATCGTCATTGTCGTGATTGCGCTGCTGTTTTCGTCAATCAAGGTGTTGCCGGAATACCAGCGCGGCGTGGTGTTGACGCTAGGGCGTTATACCCATACCAAAGGACCAGGGCTGGTGATTCTGATACCGGTGGTGCAGCGCATGACACGGGTGGATTTGCGCGTGACGGTGATGGATGTACCGCCGCAGGATGTGATCTCTCGTGACAACGTATCGGTGCGTGTCAACGCCGTGGTGTATTTTCGCGTGATGGAGCCGGACAAATCGGTGTTGAAAGTGGCGGATTTCTTCCAGGCCACCAGCCAGCTCTCGCAGACGCGCCTGCGCTCGGTGCTCGGCCAGCACGAACTGGATGAAATATTGTCCCAGCGCGATTCGATCAATCACAGCCTGCAGCAGATCCTGGACGAGGCCACCGATCCGTGGGGCATCAAGATCACCAATGTCGAGATCAAGGACGTCGACCTCAACGAAACCATGGTGCGCGCCATTGCCCGCCAGGCAGAGGCCGAGCGCGAACGCCGCGCCAAGGTGATCCACGCCGATGGCGAGTTGCAGGCGTCGGAAAAACTGCGCGACGCAGCCGCCATGCTGGCGCAGCAACCGCAGGCTTTGCAGTTGCGCTATCTGCAGACGCTGTCAAGCATGTCTAGCAGCGGGCAGTCCAGTACGATTGTGTTTCCGTTGCCGCTGGATCTGCTTAAGCCGCTGATGGATGTTGCCGGAAGGAATGATGGAAAGGCACAGGGGCAGGCAGCGGCCGGTTCGATTACTGACGGCTAG
- a CDS encoding MFS transporter, whose product MKTLARRVLAATSISYIVVILDTSIVNVALERIAHGLSTDIAGLQWVVNAYTLAFASLLLSGGTLGDRWGARNVYLAGLAVFTLASALCGIAPSLAILTVARVLQGVGAAMLVPCSLTLLNHAYPDPGERTHAIGVWAGCGGAALAAGPLVGGFLIDLFGWRSIFLANIPIGALGIWMTSRIPRDDEKANHTHHLDLSGQITAILALGTLVAVLIEGPALGWDSPAVLIGIAICIVAWLAFLTIEARRAQPMLPLSFFRNGVFAGSTIVAMATTLTFFGLIFVFSLYFQQVREYSPLRTGLAFLPLTAVVTGGNMVSGRWAKARGPRWPVLVGLGCLVIGFLGMVPSTPASPYWLVGLPMLAIGLGGGLITPAATAALMGTVEKSRAGIAAGVLNSARQTGAALGVAIFGTLIATLHPFEVGMRTALQTAAALSFLSALVWWHATPSRQ is encoded by the coding sequence ATGAAAACACTCGCACGCCGCGTACTGGCCGCCACCAGCATCAGCTACATCGTCGTCATTCTCGACACGTCGATCGTCAACGTCGCCCTGGAACGCATCGCCCATGGGCTCTCCACCGACATTGCCGGTCTTCAGTGGGTGGTGAACGCCTATACGCTGGCCTTCGCCAGCCTGCTTTTGTCAGGCGGCACGCTCGGGGACAGGTGGGGCGCACGAAATGTCTATCTGGCTGGTCTCGCGGTATTCACGCTTGCATCCGCCCTCTGCGGTATCGCGCCGAGCCTGGCTATTCTCACGGTCGCTCGGGTCTTGCAGGGAGTCGGCGCGGCCATGCTGGTGCCGTGCTCGCTAACCTTGCTCAACCATGCCTACCCCGATCCCGGCGAGCGGACACACGCGATCGGTGTGTGGGCCGGTTGTGGCGGTGCGGCCTTGGCAGCTGGCCCTCTCGTCGGCGGCTTCCTAATCGACCTGTTCGGGTGGCGCAGCATCTTCCTGGCAAATATCCCGATCGGAGCACTTGGCATCTGGATGACCTCGCGCATCCCTCGCGATGATGAAAAAGCCAACCACACGCACCACCTCGATCTATCGGGCCAGATTACTGCGATCCTCGCACTCGGCACATTGGTCGCGGTGCTTATCGAAGGTCCCGCGCTTGGCTGGGATTCGCCGGCTGTTCTGATCGGGATAGCTATCTGTATAGTGGCTTGGCTTGCCTTTCTGACGATCGAGGCGCGACGGGCACAACCTATGTTGCCCCTCTCTTTTTTCAGGAACGGTGTTTTCGCTGGCTCCACCATCGTTGCAATGGCAACGACATTGACCTTCTTTGGCCTGATCTTCGTTTTCAGCCTCTATTTCCAACAGGTACGGGAATACTCGCCACTTCGCACCGGACTGGCCTTTCTGCCTCTGACGGCCGTGGTGACAGGCGGCAATATGGTCTCCGGCCGTTGGGCAAAAGCTCGTGGGCCGCGCTGGCCCGTGCTCGTCGGCCTCGGCTGCTTGGTGATTGGATTTCTGGGAATGGTGCCATCGACACCTGCATCACCCTACTGGCTCGTAGGGCTACCCATGCTTGCGATCGGACTAGGTGGGGGGCTCATCACCCCGGCGGCAACCGCCGCGTTGATGGGAACCGTCGAAAAAAGCCGAGCAGGTATTGCAGCAGGCGTGCTCAACTCGGCCCGGCAAACGGGCGCTGCATTAGGCGTGGCAATTTTCGGTACGTTGATCGCTACACTTCACCCTTTCGAGGTCGGCATGCGCACCGCGCTGCAGACGGCTGCCGCTCTCTCGTTCCTGTCCGCCTTGGTGTGGTGGCACGCTACGCCTAGCCGTCAGTAA
- the purF gene encoding amidophosphoribosyltransferase, which yields MCGIIGIVGTTEVASALYDGLTVLQHRGQDSAGIATVDGARLRLHKDNGLVRDVFNQASMSRLRGRIGMGHCRYPTAGSEGSSESQPFYVNSPYGIAFAHNGNLVNTETLRREMFEDDRRHINTDSDSEVLLNVLAHELQIQDRMALTPDHIFKAVAGVHARARGGYACLALLLGYGLLAFRDPNGIRPLVLGERVTPEGREYAVTSESVALDILGFKRLRDVAPGEAVFITDNGQLHTRMCADGAVHAPCIFEYVYLARPDSMIENVSVYKARLRMGQKLAEKILRERPDHGIEAVIPIPDTARTAASALAEALGVPFREGFVKNRYIGRTFIMPGQGERVKSVRRKLNPVELEFRKKNVLLVDDSIVRGTTSRQIIQMARDAGAKNVFFASAAPPVRYPNVYGIDMPSASELVAAGHTHHEVEQMLGADWLIYQDLQDLIWAVQDGNENLKHFDTSCFSGEYITGLDQHYLQQIEMLRSDDAKAARRSA from the coding sequence ATGTGCGGAATCATCGGTATTGTCGGTACCACTGAAGTGGCATCGGCGCTTTATGACGGCCTCACTGTCCTGCAGCATCGCGGGCAGGACTCAGCGGGCATCGCCACCGTGGACGGTGCACGACTGCGTCTGCACAAGGACAACGGCCTGGTCCGTGACGTGTTCAACCAAGCTTCAATGAGCCGTCTGCGCGGCCGCATCGGCATGGGTCATTGTCGCTATCCCACGGCAGGCTCGGAAGGCTCTTCCGAGTCCCAGCCGTTCTACGTGAACTCGCCGTACGGCATCGCCTTCGCGCACAACGGCAATCTGGTGAACACCGAAACCTTGCGCCGTGAAATGTTCGAAGACGATCGCCGCCACATCAACACCGACTCGGATTCCGAGGTGCTGCTCAACGTGCTCGCGCACGAGCTACAAATCCAAGATCGCATGGCTCTCACGCCCGATCATATCTTCAAAGCCGTGGCGGGCGTGCACGCCCGCGCCCGCGGTGGCTATGCCTGCCTTGCGCTGCTGCTGGGTTACGGCCTGCTGGCCTTCCGCGATCCGAACGGCATCCGTCCGCTGGTGTTGGGCGAACGCGTCACGCCGGAAGGCCGCGAATATGCGGTGACTTCCGAATCGGTGGCGCTGGATATCCTGGGCTTTAAGCGCCTGCGTGACGTGGCGCCGGGCGAGGCCGTATTCATTACCGACAACGGTCAGTTGCACACCCGCATGTGCGCGGACGGTGCCGTGCACGCACCATGCATTTTCGAATACGTGTACCTGGCGCGTCCCGATTCGATGATCGAGAACGTGTCGGTGTACAAGGCACGTCTGCGCATGGGCCAGAAGCTGGCCGAAAAGATTCTGCGCGAACGCCCCGATCATGGCATCGAGGCGGTGATTCCCATTCCCGACACCGCACGCACCGCAGCCAGTGCGCTGGCCGAGGCACTGGGCGTGCCATTCCGCGAAGGTTTCGTCAAGAACCGTTATATCGGCCGCACCTTCATCATGCCGGGGCAGGGCGAGCGTGTGAAATCGGTGCGTCGCAAGCTCAATCCGGTGGAGCTGGAATTCCGCAAGAAGAACGTGCTGCTGGTGGACGACTCCATCGTGCGTGGCACCACTTCGCGCCAGATCATCCAAATGGCGCGCGATGCGGGTGCCAAGAACGTGTTCTTTGCTTCCGCTGCTCCGCCGGTGCGCTACCCGAATGTCTACGGCATCGATATGCCGTCCGCTTCCGAACTGGTCGCCGCCGGCCACACCCATCACGAAGTGGAGCAGATGCTCGGCGCTGACTGGCTGATCTACCAGGATCTGCAAGATCTGATCTGGGCAGTACAGGATGGCAACGAAAACCTCAAGCACTTCGACACCTCGTGCTTCTCCGGCGAATACATCACCGGCCTGGACCAGCATTACCTGCAGCAGATCGAAATGCTGCGCTCCGACGATGCGAAAGCTGCACGTCGCAGCGCATAA
- a CDS encoding nodulation protein NfeD, producing the protein MSRKGWVVWSVALLAALTWTPPAVEAPVAPSGAAFVARIEVIGPIGPAAAEYVHGAIQHATDDGAKAIVLQLDTPGGLTESMRGMVADILAARVPVIGYVAPAGARAASAGTYILYACPLAAMAPATHLGAATPVDLGGGTPMPSPLDNGLPTSSKSTHMAAPDNKAGSDAEDNKVLNDAVAMIRSLAQMHGRNMVWAEQAVRGAATLTASEAAAQHVIDFVAADPSSLLAQSDGRTVRLGEQSMTLAVRDLPIRDYPPNWRARFLGIITNPTIAYVLLLAGVYGLILEAFHPGSFFPGVTGGICLLIGLYALQLLPVSYAGLTLMALGVALLVAEAFIPTAGVLGVGGVIAFVLGSIMLFRTDVPGYTVNLGVILGIGCSAIILLALLLRLVMRARHARRFNDDEQMLQNTGELLQAIAAGGQGWARIGGERWRVQSEAALPAGASVRVVSRHGLLLWVTVAQAGEGESS; encoded by the coding sequence ATGTCACGCAAAGGGTGGGTCGTGTGGAGCGTTGCCTTGCTTGCGGCATTGACATGGACACCGCCGGCTGTCGAGGCGCCAGTCGCGCCTTCCGGCGCGGCTTTTGTCGCACGCATCGAAGTGATTGGCCCGATCGGTCCTGCTGCAGCGGAATACGTACACGGTGCGATCCAGCACGCTACGGATGACGGTGCCAAGGCCATCGTGCTGCAGCTCGATACGCCGGGCGGGTTGACCGAATCCATGCGTGGCATGGTGGCGGATATCCTCGCAGCAAGGGTGCCGGTGATTGGGTATGTGGCGCCGGCCGGTGCGCGTGCTGCCTCGGCGGGCACGTACATTCTTTATGCTTGCCCACTCGCGGCGATGGCGCCGGCTACGCACCTGGGCGCTGCAACACCGGTCGATCTGGGCGGCGGCACACCGATGCCGTCACCCTTGGACAATGGCTTGCCGACGTCGAGCAAATCGACGCACATGGCTGCGCCGGATAACAAGGCGGGCAGTGATGCCGAGGACAACAAAGTACTCAACGACGCTGTCGCGATGATCCGTTCGCTGGCGCAGATGCACGGGCGCAATATGGTGTGGGCCGAACAGGCAGTACGTGGTGCTGCTACGCTCACCGCGAGCGAAGCGGCTGCGCAGCACGTCATCGATTTTGTCGCCGCCGATCCGTCATCCTTGTTAGCCCAGTCCGATGGACGCACGGTGCGGTTGGGCGAACAGTCCATGACCCTAGCAGTGCGCGATTTGCCGATACGTGACTACCCGCCGAACTGGCGTGCGCGCTTTCTGGGCATCATTACCAATCCGACGATTGCCTATGTGCTGTTGTTGGCGGGTGTCTATGGGCTGATTCTCGAAGCGTTTCATCCCGGCAGTTTCTTTCCCGGCGTGACCGGCGGCATCTGCCTGCTGATCGGCTTGTATGCCTTGCAGTTGTTGCCCGTGAGTTACGCCGGTCTCACTTTGATGGCGCTGGGGGTGGCGCTGTTGGTCGCGGAAGCATTCATTCCCACTGCGGGTGTGCTGGGTGTGGGTGGCGTGATTGCCTTCGTGCTGGGTTCGATCATGCTGTTCCGCACCGATGTACCGGGCTATACGGTGAATCTGGGGGTAATCCTAGGCATCGGTTGCTCCGCTATCATCCTGCTTGCCCTGCTGTTGCGACTGGTGATGCGTGCACGTCATGCACGCCGTTTCAACGACGATGAGCAGATGCTGCAGAACACGGGCGAATTGCTGCAGGCCATCGCAGCGGGCGGCCAGGGTTGGGCACGCATCGGTGGTGAACGCTGGCGTGTGCAAAGCGAGGCGGCGCTTCCCGCTGGTGCGTCTGTGCGTGTGGTCAGCCGTCATGGCCTGTTGCTGTGGGTGACGGTTGCGCAGGCCGGCGAAGGAGAATCCTCATGA
- a CDS encoding CvpA family protein: MNAVDLVIIVVLALSVLVGLFSGLVSEVLSLLTWIGAYVVARIYGPEIATQLGHTIQMPMLRVAVGYGVCFVAVLIVGALVRFMVRQVVFGTGLDSIDRLLGMVFGFGRGVLLVALCVFLVDLTSFAREPAWRQSALVPQFDGLVAWLRQELPSNMLDRLRPHNLHMPNMQNMQSFQNLKNVLPAGSPPQTPNHPAAASSAAVYVH; this comes from the coding sequence ATGAACGCGGTAGACCTAGTCATCATAGTGGTATTGGCGCTGTCAGTCCTTGTAGGACTTTTCAGCGGCCTTGTATCCGAAGTGCTGTCATTGCTGACCTGGATAGGCGCCTATGTGGTGGCGAGAATATACGGCCCGGAGATCGCCACACAACTCGGACATACTATTCAGATGCCGATGCTCAGAGTGGCCGTCGGATACGGCGTCTGTTTTGTCGCGGTGCTGATTGTGGGTGCCCTGGTGCGGTTCATGGTGCGCCAGGTGGTGTTCGGCACAGGCCTGGACAGCATCGATCGCCTGCTAGGGATGGTGTTCGGTTTTGGGCGCGGCGTATTGCTGGTGGCGCTATGCGTGTTTCTGGTTGACCTGACGTCGTTTGCACGCGAGCCGGCGTGGCGACAGTCGGCGCTGGTGCCGCAGTTCGACGGCTTGGTGGCATGGCTGCGGCAGGAGTTGCCATCGAACATGCTGGATCGTTTGCGGCCACACAACCTGCATATGCCGAACATGCAGAACATGCAAAGCTTCCAGAACCTGAAAAACGTGTTGCCGGCCGGATCGCCGCCGCAGACACCCAATCATCCTGCTGCAGCTTCGAGCGCGGCGGTCTATGTGCATTAA
- a CDS encoding transcriptional regulator: MNDRTVTISVSSRSASRARFLAAAKGVKQGHFIVFRKASELAKLLTDNRIGILEAMAGKGTLSIRGVAGLVERDVKAVYTDIRALVDAGVLDQKDEGVEFPYSAVHVDFTIQPKLARVAG, from the coding sequence ATGAACGACCGTACCGTCACCATTTCCGTGTCATCCCGCAGCGCTTCGCGTGCGCGATTCCTCGCTGCCGCCAAGGGCGTGAAGCAAGGGCATTTCATCGTCTTTCGGAAGGCGAGCGAGTTGGCCAAGCTGCTCACAGACAATCGGATCGGCATTCTTGAAGCGATGGCTGGCAAAGGCACGCTGAGCATTCGCGGCGTGGCCGGACTGGTCGAGCGCGACGTCAAAGCTGTTTATACCGATATCCGGGCGCTGGTCGACGCCGGCGTGCTCGATCAGAAGGACGAAGGCGTCGAGTTCCCTTACAGCGCCGTGCATGTCGATTTCACCATTCAGCCGAAGCTGGCCCGCGTCGCGGGCTGA
- a CDS encoding type II toxin-antitoxin system RelE/ParE family toxin, whose amino-acid sequence MERCRRFLAAKAPDAAKRAGQAIERQFLLLETAPDIGRPFPEMLELRELVIAFGDSGYVALYCHEPAADAVYVLAFRHQKEAGYF is encoded by the coding sequence TTGGAGCGATGCCGGCGCTTCCTTGCCGCCAAGGCCCCGGATGCCGCCAAGCGCGCCGGACAGGCGATCGAGCGGCAATTCCTGCTGCTGGAAACGGCCCCCGACATTGGCCGACCGTTCCCTGAAATGCTGGAGCTGCGCGAGCTGGTGATCGCCTTCGGTGATTCCGGCTACGTGGCCTTGTATTGTCACGAACCGGCTGCCGATGCCGTCTATGTCTTGGCATTCCGGCACCAGAAAGAGGCGGGCTACTTCTGA
- a CDS encoding SPOR domain-containing protein yields the protein MNTRLLGAAILVALAILFVPMMFSSKPPSTSTNADQTVSLAIPAAPDRDLQTKTMNLNGQPAAADGVAPATTAAPNASGMSTVNIHSQPAVSATAPMIAPPPAQQVAAQPSQPVIPAIQPKTVVARPVIAPPPAATPVVPALPPATDARGIYSVNLSAYAPDGANRLMQRVRSMGYPVRSEPIQRAGKTLTLVSAGPFETRAAAEAARLKIAQTVPGVPARLESGATTPKGDVPATVAAVGPARTGAWAVQVAAMGTQADAIALRDKLRTNGFDGFVDSVNAGGKQLWRVRAGPQTQRSDAISLRDQIKAKLGLDGNIVSAN from the coding sequence TTGAACACACGCCTGTTAGGAGCTGCCATCCTCGTCGCTCTGGCCATTTTGTTCGTGCCTATGATGTTTTCCAGCAAGCCGCCGTCGACCAGCACCAACGCGGATCAAACAGTAAGCCTGGCCATTCCTGCAGCGCCGGACCGCGACCTGCAAACCAAGACGATGAACTTGAACGGCCAGCCGGCTGCGGCAGACGGTGTCGCTCCAGCCACCACGGCCGCGCCAAACGCCAGCGGTATGTCGACGGTTAACATTCACTCCCAGCCTGCCGTCAGCGCTACGGCGCCGATGATTGCACCGCCGCCTGCCCAGCAGGTGGCGGCGCAACCTTCCCAGCCGGTTATTCCCGCCATCCAGCCCAAAACCGTGGTCGCCCGTCCGGTGATCGCACCGCCGCCGGCAGCAACGCCGGTGGTTCCTGCACTGCCGCCCGCCACGGACGCACGCGGCATCTATAGCGTCAACCTCAGCGCCTACGCCCCGGACGGTGCCAACCGTCTGATGCAGCGTGTACGCAGCATGGGCTATCCGGTTCGCAGCGAACCGATCCAGCGCGCTGGCAAAACGTTGACCCTGGTCAGCGCCGGCCCGTTCGAGACCCGTGCCGCGGCGGAAGCCGCCCGGCTGAAGATCGCACAGACCGTGCCTGGCGTGCCCGCCCGTCTGGAGAGCGGAGCCACTACGCCCAAGGGTGACGTACCCGCGACGGTGGCCGCAGTAGGCCCTGCACGCACAGGCGCCTGGGCGGTCCAGGTCGCCGCCATGGGCACCCAGGCCGATGCCATCGCGCTGCGCGACAAGCTGCGCACGAACGGTTTCGACGGTTTCGTGGACTCGGTCAATGCCGGTGGCAAGCAACTCTGGCGCGTGCGCGCCGGTCCGCAGACGCAGCGTAGCGATGCGATCAGTTTGAGGGATCAGATCAAGGCCAAGCTCGGGCTCGACGGCAACATCGTCAGCGCGAACTGA
- a CDS encoding DUF6516 family protein, producing the protein MSERTILDDVSFVEVEVEVEVWRVPSSILGSTHEYKYSLTYVECRVCVLRFDNERGKGDHYHDEGQETPYNFTTLEALFDDFWALVDTKRAPP; encoded by the coding sequence TTGTCCGAACGCACGATTCTCGACGATGTGTCGTTTGTGGAAGTGGAAGTGGAAGTGGAAGTGTGGCGTGTGCCCTCCTCGATTCTTGGATCGACGCACGAATACAAGTATTCCCTCACTTATGTGGAATGCCGTGTCTGCGTCTTGCGCTTCGACAACGAGCGCGGCAAGGGCGATCACTACCACGACGAGGGACAAGAGACGCCTTACAACTTCACCACGCTGGAAGCCCTGTTCGACGACTTTTGGGCGCTAGTGGATACCAAGAGAGCACCACCATGA
- a CDS encoding CopG family ribbon-helix-helix protein, with translation MATSLKIDDALKGRVQHLASQRRRSPHWIMLEAIQQYVEREEARESFKREALASWAAYRETGRHLTGQEVRAWLNTWGTEDEKSVPECHE, from the coding sequence ATGGCAACATCGCTCAAGATTGACGATGCGCTGAAAGGCCGCGTCCAACACCTCGCCAGTCAGCGCCGCCGCTCGCCGCACTGGATCATGCTCGAAGCCATCCAGCAATACGTCGAGCGGGAAGAAGCACGCGAGAGCTTTAAGCGGGAAGCCTTGGCTTCCTGGGCGGCCTATCGGGAAACCGGACGGCACCTGACCGGCCAGGAAGTGCGCGCCTGGTTGAACACCTGGGGCACCGAAGACGAAAAGTCGGTGCCTGAGTGCCACGAGTAA
- the folC gene encoding bifunctional tetrahydrofolate synthase/dihydrofolate synthase codes for MKPRTLADWLDYQQRIHVLSVDLGLDRVRTVWQRMGAPALARRVVTVGGTNGKGSTVAFLEAMLTAAGQRAGCYTSPHLIRYNERIRIAGADADDAALIESFERIELVRGEIFLTYFEFGTLAAFDLFARANLDVAVLEVGLGGRLDVVNLIDADAVIITTVDLDHVEWLGPDRDSIGREKAGIARRDRPAIIGELDPPHGLLEALSLCGAHVERAGREFWVQRSVHRWQWRHQDGTSLSLPDPELAAPVQYANAASAIAALHALHIFDPTELERIAAAGMHQPRAPARLQSLGGDPVLIVDVGHNPQAARALADWLDATQGGRVHAVYGALSDKDVGGVMAALGSRITHWHLAGLERDTPRGLPASVLAGVLHQVLPRAAYDIHRDVRHALAAARAGAWHGERILAFGSFFVAAAVLQETTG; via the coding sequence GTGAAACCGAGAACCCTCGCCGATTGGCTGGATTATCAGCAACGCATCCACGTGCTGAGCGTCGATCTGGGCCTGGACCGGGTGCGTACGGTGTGGCAACGCATGGGGGCGCCCGCTTTGGCCCGTCGCGTCGTTACCGTCGGCGGCACCAATGGCAAGGGTTCGACGGTTGCCTTTCTCGAGGCGATGTTGACGGCGGCAGGGCAGCGGGCGGGTTGCTACACTTCGCCGCACCTTATTCGCTACAACGAGCGCATCCGCATTGCCGGCGCGGATGCCGACGACGCGGCGCTGATCGAAAGCTTCGAGCGCATTGAACTCGTCCGCGGCGAGATTTTCCTGACCTATTTCGAATTCGGCACGCTGGCCGCATTCGATCTGTTCGCGCGTGCCAATCTCGATGTCGCGGTGCTGGAAGTGGGGTTGGGCGGTCGCCTGGATGTGGTCAACTTGATCGATGCCGATGCGGTGATCATCACCACGGTCGATCTGGATCATGTGGAATGGCTGGGGCCGGATCGCGACAGTATCGGCCGCGAGAAAGCCGGTATTGCCCGGCGTGATCGGCCGGCTATCATCGGCGAACTCGATCCACCCCATGGCCTGCTGGAGGCCCTGTCCTTATGCGGCGCTCATGTCGAACGGGCAGGGCGTGAGTTCTGGGTCCAACGGTCCGTGCACCGCTGGCAATGGCGGCATCAGGATGGCACCTCGCTCAGCTTGCCCGATCCCGAATTGGCCGCGCCGGTGCAATATGCCAACGCCGCGTCAGCCATCGCGGCCCTGCATGCACTGCATATATTTGATCCAACCGAACTGGAGCGCATCGCTGCGGCCGGTATGCATCAGCCGCGAGCGCCGGCACGGCTGCAATCTCTGGGTGGCGATCCGGTGCTGATCGTCGATGTGGGGCACAACCCACAGGCGGCACGCGCGCTGGCCGATTGGCTGGATGCCACGCAGGGTGGGCGCGTGCACGCCGTTTACGGTGCGCTTTCCGATAAAGATGTGGGGGGCGTGATGGCGGCACTGGGGTCGCGCATCACACACTGGCATCTGGCTGGGCTGGAGCGAGATACGCCGCGTGGCTTGCCAGCGTCGGTGCTGGCAGGTGTGTTGCATCAGGTATTGCCGCGTGCGGCTTACGATATCCATCGCGATGTGCGCCATGCGCTTGCCGCTGCCCGTGCAGGGGCGTGGCATGGCGAGCGCATTCTGGCCTTCGGGTCGTTTTTCGTTGCCGCAGCGGTATTGCAGGAAACGACTGGATAA
- the catB gene encoding type B chloramphenicol O-acetyltransferase, producing the protein MTNFFASPFKGKLLSEQVANPNIIVGRYSYYSGYYHGHSFDECARYLMPDRSDVDKLIIGSFCSIGSGATFMMAGNQGHRNDWVSTFPFFYMKEEAAFSEACDAFQYAGDTVVGSDVWIGAEAMIMPGIHIGHGAVIGSRAVVTKDVEPYTIVGGNPAKPIRTRFPQAEIVMLLEMKWWDWPLQAIQECMDSLCTTNIPALYKHWQESSGATRA; encoded by the coding sequence ATGACGAATTTCTTTGCCAGTCCGTTCAAGGGAAAGCTGCTTTCAGAGCAGGTAGCCAACCCGAACATTATCGTGGGCCGTTACAGCTACTATTCTGGCTACTACCACGGACACTCGTTTGACGAGTGCGCGCGCTATTTGATGCCGGATCGCAGCGATGTCGACAAGCTCATTATTGGCAGCTTCTGCTCAATCGGAAGTGGTGCGACGTTTATGATGGCGGGAAATCAGGGACATCGTAACGACTGGGTCAGCACATTTCCTTTTTTCTATATGAAGGAAGAAGCGGCATTTTCCGAGGCATGCGACGCATTCCAGTATGCGGGTGACACGGTTGTCGGCAGCGATGTGTGGATTGGCGCAGAAGCCATGATCATGCCGGGCATTCATATCGGACATGGCGCGGTAATCGGCAGCCGCGCTGTTGTCACGAAAGATGTCGAACCCTATACGATTGTTGGAGGGAATCCGGCAAAACCCATTCGAACGCGCTTTCCCCAAGCAGAGATTGTCATGCTGCTCGAAATGAAGTGGTGGGACTGGCCACTTCAGGCAATTCAGGAGTGCATGGACTCGCTCTGTACAACGAATATTCCGGCGCTGTACAAACACTGGCAAGAGTCGTCGGGTGCGACACGTGCATGA